The following proteins come from a genomic window of Meiothermus sp. QL-1:
- a CDS encoding nodulation protein NfeD, protein MRNFFAALLLLASLAQARTYIIPIEGTIDGPLATFVEQSLARAEREGASGVVFRVNTPGGRVDAAIRITDRILASTVPTLAVVENAFSAGALISLAAQQLMMLPGSNIGAALPVTVTPVVGNTNPADRKVISALKGKFRAVAEARGRPANIAEAMVDPEVEIRGITTQGEPLTLSARRAVELKVADAEVASLRAALEKAGFDSETELLEPGPQIRVARFLTDPTVAAILLAVGVLGLILEFFTPGTFIPAIVGLTALGLFFLGGYLAGLSSALTIILLFAGLLLVAFELFVTPGFGIPGLVGLGLIGASIYFTFGDEALQVGSYAIIGLVLGLFLIFRYLPRGRVARPFVLSSAVEEKAPPKNELESLLGAIGTALTDLRPAGTAQFGERRVDVVTMGEFIDRGQTIRVIQVEGPRVVVRRVE, encoded by the coding sequence GTGAGAAACTTCTTTGCGGCTCTCCTGTTGCTGGCCAGCCTGGCGCAGGCCCGGACCTACATCATCCCCATCGAAGGGACCATCGACGGGCCCCTGGCCACCTTCGTCGAACAATCGCTGGCGCGGGCCGAGCGGGAGGGGGCCAGCGGAGTGGTCTTCCGGGTAAACACCCCAGGCGGACGGGTGGACGCGGCCATCCGCATCACCGACCGCATCCTAGCCTCTACCGTGCCCACCCTGGCGGTGGTGGAGAACGCCTTCTCTGCGGGGGCCCTTATCTCGCTGGCGGCCCAGCAGCTCATGATGCTCCCTGGCTCCAACATCGGGGCCGCGCTGCCGGTGACCGTGACCCCCGTGGTGGGCAACACCAACCCCGCCGACCGCAAGGTGATCTCAGCCCTGAAGGGGAAGTTCCGCGCGGTGGCCGAGGCCCGGGGGCGTCCGGCCAACATCGCCGAGGCCATGGTCGACCCCGAGGTGGAGATTCGCGGCATCACCACCCAGGGCGAGCCCCTTACCCTGTCGGCCCGGCGGGCGGTGGAGCTCAAGGTGGCCGATGCCGAGGTGGCCAGCCTGCGGGCGGCCCTGGAGAAGGCCGGCTTCGACAGCGAAACGGAGCTGCTCGAGCCAGGCCCCCAGATCCGGGTGGCCCGCTTTCTCACCGACCCCACCGTGGCCGCCATCCTGCTGGCGGTGGGGGTTTTGGGGCTCATTCTAGAGTTCTTCACCCCCGGCACCTTCATCCCGGCCATCGTGGGCCTCACCGCGCTGGGGCTTTTCTTCCTGGGGGGCTATCTGGCTGGGCTCTCGAGCGCTCTGACCATCATCCTGCTCTTTGCCGGGCTTTTGCTGGTGGCCTTTGAGCTGTTCGTGACCCCCGGCTTCGGCATACCGGGGCTGGTGGGGCTCGGGCTGATTGGGGCCTCGATCTACTTCACCTTCGGCGATGAGGCCCTGCAGGTGGGCTCCTACGCCATCATCGGGCTCGTGCTGGGGCTTTTCCTGATCTTCCGCTACCTGCCCCGGGGCCGGGTGGCCCGCCCCTTCGTGCTGAGCAGCGCGGTGGAGGAAAAAGCCCCCCCCAAAAACGAGCTCGAGTCCCTCCTGGGGGCCATCGGCACCGCGCTCACCGACCTGCGACCTGCCGGCACCGCGCAGTTCGGCGAGCGCCGGGTGGACGTGGTCACCATGGGCGAGTTCATCGACCGGGGCCAGACCATCCGGGTCATCCAGGTGGAGGGGCCCCGCGTGGTGGTGCGCCGGGTGGAATGA
- the rpsO gene encoding 30S ribosomal protein S15, with protein sequence MPFTREEKTKIIEAYAQKPGDTGSTEVQVALLTERINRLSNHLNANPKDMSAKRGLLMLVGQRKRLLRYLQKTDEERYKALIEKLGLRK encoded by the coding sequence ATGCCCTTTACGCGCGAAGAAAAAACCAAGATCATCGAAGCATACGCCCAAAAGCCCGGCGACACCGGCTCCACCGAGGTGCAGGTGGCCCTCCTCACCGAGCGCATCAACCGCCTTTCGAACCACCTGAACGCCAACCCAAAGGATATGTCGGCCAAGCGAGGGCTGCTGATGCTGGTGGGGCAGCGCAAGCGGCTTTTGCGTTACCTTCAGAAGACCGACGAGGAGCGTTATAAAGCGCTCATCGAGAAGCTGGGCTTGAGAAAGTAA
- a CDS encoding MFS transporter produces MHRLPREVYILGSVSFLSDVASEMVYPLLPLFLTGVLGASAVAVGLIEGIAEATASLFKVVGGRLSDRAAARRPFLLLGYGLPALLRPVLALAQTPAHVLGFRFLDRMGKGLRTAPRDALIAEAAPKEAYGRAYGLHRAMDTLGATLGPFLAFALLPLLDFRGVFWASAIPAALATLLIVFFLREKPRPRLPLPPLRFSSLSPAYRRFLLVAAIATLGLASNAFLLLRLSDLGLNVAQTTLAYTAYNLLYALLAFPLGSLADRLGLRRMVMGGFAFHALAYLGFGLSSQPWHGVAWLLCYALYSAAFEGSSRAYLASITPPQEKASAIGLYHTVTGLLLLPAGLLFGLLWELLGPSWAFFTGSSLALLALGLFWLDPTQRRSYT; encoded by the coding sequence GTGCACAGACTGCCCCGCGAAGTCTACATCCTGGGCTCGGTCAGCTTTCTGAGCGACGTGGCCTCCGAGATGGTTTACCCGCTGCTGCCCCTCTTCCTCACCGGGGTGCTGGGGGCCTCAGCCGTGGCGGTGGGGCTTATCGAGGGCATCGCCGAAGCGACCGCCAGCCTTTTCAAGGTGGTGGGGGGGCGTCTGTCCGACCGGGCAGCCGCGCGCAGGCCCTTTTTGCTGTTGGGCTACGGCCTCCCCGCCTTGCTGAGGCCCGTGCTGGCCCTGGCCCAAACCCCCGCCCACGTGCTCGGCTTCCGCTTCCTAGACCGCATGGGCAAGGGGCTTCGCACGGCCCCCCGCGACGCCCTGATCGCCGAGGCCGCCCCCAAGGAGGCCTACGGCCGGGCCTACGGTCTCCACCGGGCCATGGACACCCTGGGGGCCACCCTGGGGCCCTTCCTGGCTTTCGCCCTGCTGCCCCTGCTCGATTTCAGAGGGGTGTTCTGGGCCTCAGCCATCCCCGCCGCGCTGGCCACCCTGCTCATCGTCTTCTTCCTGCGCGAAAAGCCGCGGCCAAGGCTTCCCCTACCTCCTTTGCGCTTTTCTTCCCTCTCCCCCGCTTACCGTCGGTTCTTGCTGGTAGCGGCCATCGCCACCCTGGGCCTTGCTTCCAACGCCTTCCTGCTGCTCCGCCTGAGCGACCTGGGCCTGAACGTCGCCCAAACCACCCTGGCCTACACCGCCTACAACCTGCTCTACGCCCTGCTGGCCTTTCCCCTGGGCTCCCTGGCCGACCGGCTGGGGCTTCGACGGATGGTGATGGGTGGGTTTGCTTTCCATGCCCTGGCCTACCTGGGCTTTGGGCTGAGCAGCCAGCCCTGGCACGGGGTGGCCTGGCTTCTCTGCTATGCGCTTTATAGCGCGGCCTTCGAGGGCAGCAGCCGCGCCTATCTGGCCTCCATAACCCCCCCACAGGAAAAGGCCAGCGCCATAGGGCTCTACCACACCGTAACCGGCCTGTTGCTGCTGCCCGCTGGCCTGCTTTTTGGCCTGCTTTGGGAGCTGCTGGGCCCGTCTTGGGCTTTCTTCACGGGCTCGAGCCTGGCCCTTCTGGCCCTGGGGCTCTTCTGGCTTGACCCAACCCAGCGGCGCTCCTATACTTAG
- the pnp gene encoding polyribonucleotide nucleotidyltransferase, giving the protein MSQEIPTPQGRRYSVEVGGRTLSIETGKYAKQVSGSVWVRYGGTVVMATAQASDAPIEADFLPLTVEFEERHYAVGRIPGSFMRREGRPGEKAILSARLTDRPIRPLFPKGFRHEVQVILTVLSADQENTPDILGPIAASAALMLSDIPWEGPIAAVRVGLQDGRLVLNPVAQENSALDLVVAGSKEAIIMVEAAAQEVPEDKLVEALEFAHQAMQPILALQEVMRAELGKEKFAFTPPPQLEPEAQAALYQRAREKGLAAVLQTASKGERSKALEAFAQALVEEFVPPAEDGTVDAARRKLVAEAFDEVVRQELRRLVLEENKRADGRTPEQVRPIWIETDVLPRAHGSAIFTRGETQVLGVVTLGTGQDAQLVDDLGLETEDPFLVHYNFPPYSTGEVRRLRGVSRREVGHGNLAKRGLKAVMPSHEEFPYTVRVVGDVLESNGSSSMATVCAGCLALLDAGVPLRKHVAGVAMGLVKEGERAVVLTDILGLEDALGDMDFKVTGTRDGITALQMDIKVKGLSPALMRQALYQAREARLHILRLMEQALPTHRAEMKPHVPRILTLKVSPEKIGLIIGPGGKNIRQLEELGVEIDIEQDGTIRIYSANATAAEEARNRIQGLTAEAKVGEIYEGTVTRITNFGAFVEILPGKDGLLHISQLAKGRVERVEDVLKLGQKVRVKVNSIDEQGRVDLIRPELEGLVPRRPPAKR; this is encoded by the coding sequence ATGAGCCAGGAAATCCCAACACCCCAAGGCAGGCGCTACAGCGTGGAGGTGGGGGGCCGCACCCTGAGCATCGAGACCGGAAAGTACGCCAAGCAGGTCTCGGGCTCGGTATGGGTACGCTACGGGGGTACCGTGGTGATGGCCACCGCCCAGGCCTCTGATGCCCCCATCGAGGCCGACTTTCTGCCCCTTACGGTGGAATTCGAGGAACGGCACTATGCGGTGGGCCGCATCCCCGGCAGCTTCATGCGGCGGGAGGGCCGGCCAGGCGAGAAGGCCATCCTATCGGCCCGCCTCACCGACCGGCCCATACGCCCCCTCTTCCCCAAGGGCTTCCGCCACGAGGTGCAGGTCATCCTCACCGTGCTCTCGGCCGACCAGGAGAACACCCCGGACATCCTGGGGCCCATCGCTGCGAGCGCAGCCCTGATGCTCTCCGACATCCCCTGGGAGGGCCCAATAGCAGCGGTGCGCGTGGGGCTGCAGGACGGGCGGCTGGTGCTAAACCCCGTGGCGCAGGAAAACAGCGCCCTGGACCTGGTGGTGGCCGGCTCGAAGGAAGCCATCATCATGGTGGAGGCCGCTGCGCAGGAGGTGCCGGAGGACAAGCTGGTGGAGGCCCTGGAGTTTGCCCACCAGGCCATGCAGCCCATCCTGGCCCTGCAGGAGGTGATGCGGGCCGAACTGGGCAAGGAGAAGTTTGCCTTCACCCCCCCGCCCCAGCTCGAGCCCGAGGCCCAGGCCGCCCTCTACCAGCGCGCGCGGGAGAAGGGCCTGGCCGCCGTGCTGCAGACCGCCTCCAAAGGGGAGCGCTCCAAGGCGCTGGAGGCTTTTGCCCAGGCCCTGGTGGAGGAGTTCGTCCCCCCTGCCGAGGACGGCACGGTGGATGCTGCCCGGCGCAAGCTGGTGGCCGAGGCCTTCGACGAGGTGGTCCGCCAGGAGCTCCGCCGGCTGGTGCTGGAGGAAAACAAGCGGGCCGATGGGCGCACCCCTGAGCAGGTGCGGCCCATCTGGATCGAGACCGATGTGCTGCCCCGGGCCCACGGCTCGGCCATCTTCACCCGGGGTGAGACCCAGGTGCTGGGGGTGGTCACCCTGGGCACCGGCCAGGACGCCCAGCTCGTGGACGACCTGGGCCTCGAGACCGAGGACCCTTTTCTGGTGCACTACAACTTCCCCCCCTACTCCACCGGCGAGGTGCGGCGCCTGCGGGGGGTGAGCCGGCGCGAAGTAGGGCACGGCAACCTGGCCAAGCGCGGCCTCAAGGCGGTCATGCCCTCCCACGAGGAGTTTCCCTACACCGTGCGGGTGGTGGGGGATGTGCTCGAGTCCAACGGTTCTTCCAGCATGGCCACGGTCTGCGCGGGCTGCCTCGCCCTCCTGGACGCGGGTGTGCCGCTTAGGAAGCACGTCGCCGGAGTGGCCATGGGGCTGGTCAAGGAGGGCGAGCGGGCGGTGGTGCTCACCGACATCCTGGGGCTGGAGGACGCCCTGGGGGACATGGACTTCAAGGTGACCGGCACCCGCGACGGCATCACCGCCTTGCAGATGGACATCAAGGTCAAGGGCCTCTCCCCCGCGCTCATGCGCCAGGCCCTCTACCAGGCCCGCGAGGCCAGGCTGCACATCCTGCGCCTGATGGAGCAAGCCCTGCCCACCCACCGGGCCGAGATGAAGCCCCATGTACCGCGCATCCTCACCCTTAAGGTGAGCCCGGAGAAGATCGGCCTCATCATCGGGCCGGGAGGCAAGAATATCCGGCAGCTCGAGGAGCTTGGGGTAGAAATCGATATCGAGCAGGACGGCACCATCCGCATCTACAGCGCCAACGCCACCGCCGCCGAGGAGGCCAGAAATCGCATCCAGGGCCTCACCGCCGAGGCCAAGGTGGGCGAGATATACGAGGGCACCGTCACCCGCATCACCAACTTCGGCGCTTTCGTGGAAATTCTGCCCGGAAAAGATGGCCTGCTGCACATCAGCCAGCTCGCCAAGGGGCGGGTAGAACGGGTAGAGGACGTGCTCAAGCTCGGGCAGAAGGTGCGGGTTAAGGTCAACAGCATCGACGAGCAAGGCCGGGTGGACCTGATTCGCCCAGAGCTGGAGGGCCTCGTGCCCCGCCGCCCCCCAGCCAAGCGCTGA
- the aroE gene encoding shikimate dehydrogenase, which produces MHQAALEAAGLSGSYRALETPPAFLRARLEEVRRDYTGVNVTIPHKESVQPYLDELSAEAKAIGAVNTVLNDRGRLLGYNTDAAGFIAGLDEAGIPYRGKQALVLGAGGAARAVVYALREQGAWVAVYNRSLERAQALAQDLGVRWVGPALLKEAVQGCDLLVNATSVGMKDPLASPLPEGLLPRRGVVVDIVYNPLETRLLREAQAAGLRVLGGLPMLVWQGALAFELWTGLKPDVGAMYRAAHAVLAGASPESQSAG; this is translated from the coding sequence ATGCACCAGGCCGCCCTCGAGGCCGCCGGCCTTTCGGGGTCGTACCGGGCCTTGGAGACCCCCCCGGCCTTCCTGCGCGCCCGCCTGGAGGAGGTGCGGCGGGACTACACCGGGGTGAACGTGACCATCCCCCACAAGGAAAGCGTTCAGCCCTACCTGGATGAGCTGAGCGCGGAGGCAAAGGCCATTGGCGCGGTCAACACCGTGCTCAACGACCGGGGTCGGCTGCTGGGCTACAACACCGATGCCGCGGGCTTCATCGCCGGCCTTGATGAGGCCGGCATCCCCTACCGGGGGAAGCAGGCTTTGGTGCTGGGGGCCGGGGGGGCTGCACGGGCGGTGGTCTACGCCCTGCGCGAGCAGGGGGCTTGGGTGGCGGTCTACAACCGCAGTCTGGAACGGGCCCAGGCCCTGGCCCAGGACCTGGGGGTGCGCTGGGTGGGCCCGGCCTTGCTGAAAGAGGCGGTGCAGGGCTGCGACCTGCTGGTAAACGCCACCAGCGTGGGCATGAAGGACCCCCTGGCCTCTCCCCTGCCCGAGGGGCTGCTGCCCCGGCGGGGGGTGGTGGTGGACATCGTTTACAACCCCCTCGAGACCCGCCTGTTGCGCGAGGCCCAGGCCGCGGGCCTGCGGGTCCTCGGGGGGCTGCCCATGCTGGTCTGGCAGGGGGCCCTGGCCTTCGAGCTCTGGACCGGCCTCAAGCCCGACGTGGGGGCCATGTACCGGGCCGCCCACGCGGTCCTGGCCGGGGCTAGCCCTGAATCACAATCGGCAGGATGA
- a CDS encoding ribonuclease J — MDEKPGFSPRGPRRRQPRPKPKAPLLLGKPGGAVEIVFLGGTGEIGKNITVFRYEDEMFVIDGGLAFPDERMLGVDIVIPRIDYLIQHKELIKGWVLTHGHEDHIGALPYLLPQLPKVPIYGARLTLGLVRGKLEEFGINPGEYEFKEVSTDDQIRIGRYFLLDLFRMTHSIPDNFGMIIHTPVGKIVHTGDFKLDPHPIDGQTSHLEKIAQAGAEGVLCLIADSTNGERPGTTPSESEVAEELDRVIGAAKGRIFVTTFASHIHRIQSVVTAGEKYGRKIAVDGRSMLKHARIALELGYFKQKDRFYTLDEVKDLPDEQVLVITTGSQGQPEAALSRLAAGNHAKIALKEGDTVILSSSPIPGNEEAVNHVINRLYALGAYVFYPPRYKVHASGHASQEELKVVLNLVRPRFLLPWHGEIRHQVNFKWLAESLPNPPEKILIPENGRLIKLTADNIEFDGKVPHGQLYVDGLGVGDITDEILEDRNHMAAEGVVVITALVSRDPLVEVISKGFVKAGERLLGEVRKMALDSLYRGMREKKRLEEIRDDIYYPVKKFIAKNTGRNPVILPIVIQG; from the coding sequence ATGGACGAAAAACCAGGCTTCAGCCCAAGAGGGCCACGCCGGCGACAACCCCGGCCCAAGCCCAAGGCGCCCCTTCTGCTGGGCAAACCGGGGGGAGCGGTGGAGATTGTCTTCCTGGGCGGTACCGGCGAGATAGGCAAGAACATCACCGTCTTCCGCTATGAGGACGAGATGTTCGTAATCGACGGGGGGCTGGCCTTCCCCGACGAGCGCATGCTGGGGGTGGACATCGTCATCCCCCGCATCGACTACCTGATTCAGCACAAGGAGCTCATCAAAGGCTGGGTGCTCACCCACGGCCACGAGGACCACATCGGGGCCCTGCCCTACCTCCTCCCCCAGCTCCCCAAAGTGCCCATCTACGGGGCCAGGCTCACCCTGGGGCTGGTGCGGGGCAAACTGGAGGAGTTCGGCATCAACCCCGGGGAGTACGAGTTCAAAGAGGTCTCCACCGACGACCAGATCCGCATCGGGCGCTACTTCCTGCTGGACCTCTTCCGCATGACCCACTCCATCCCTGATAACTTCGGGATGATCATCCACACCCCGGTGGGCAAGATTGTCCACACCGGCGACTTCAAGCTAGACCCTCACCCCATCGACGGCCAGACCTCCCACCTGGAAAAGATTGCCCAGGCCGGGGCGGAAGGGGTGCTCTGCCTGATCGCCGACTCCACCAACGGCGAGCGGCCCGGCACCACCCCCAGCGAAAGCGAGGTGGCCGAGGAGCTGGACAGGGTGATTGGGGCGGCCAAGGGGCGCATCTTTGTGACCACCTTTGCCTCCCACATCCACCGGATTCAGTCGGTGGTAACGGCAGGGGAAAAGTACGGGCGCAAGATCGCCGTGGACGGCCGCTCGATGCTCAAGCACGCCCGGATCGCCCTGGAGCTCGGCTACTTCAAGCAGAAGGACCGCTTCTACACCCTGGACGAGGTCAAGGACCTGCCCGACGAGCAGGTGCTGGTGATCACCACGGGCTCCCAGGGCCAGCCCGAGGCCGCCCTGTCCCGCCTGGCAGCGGGAAACCACGCCAAGATTGCCCTCAAAGAGGGCGATACGGTCATCCTGAGCAGCAGCCCCATCCCGGGCAACGAGGAGGCCGTCAATCACGTCATCAACCGCCTCTATGCGCTGGGGGCCTACGTCTTCTACCCCCCCCGCTACAAGGTGCACGCCTCGGGCCACGCCAGCCAGGAGGAGCTCAAGGTCGTGCTCAACCTGGTGCGGCCCCGCTTCCTTCTGCCCTGGCACGGCGAAATTCGTCACCAGGTCAACTTCAAGTGGCTGGCCGAGAGCCTGCCCAACCCGCCGGAGAAAATCCTGATTCCCGAAAACGGCCGCCTTATAAAGCTGACCGCCGACAACATCGAGTTCGACGGCAAGGTGCCCCACGGCCAGCTCTATGTGGACGGCCTGGGGGTCGGCGACATCACCGACGAGATTTTGGAAGACCGCAACCACATGGCCGCCGAGGGGGTGGTGGTCATCACCGCTTTGGTAAGTCGCGACCCTCTGGTGGAGGTTATTTCCAAAGGCTTCGTGAAGGCCGGGGAGCGCCTGCTGGGCGAGGTGCGCAAGATGGCCCTGGACTCCCTTTATCGCGGGATGCGGGAGAAAAAGCGGCTGGAAGAGATTCGCGACGACATCTACTACCCGGTCAAGAAGTTCATCGCCAAGAACACCGGGCGCAACCCGGTCATCCTGCCGATTGTGATTCAGGGCTAG
- the leuS gene encoding leucine--tRNA ligase, with protein MVTTDRYNPHEIEPKWQKYWEEIGLLRASEDRGKKKAYVLVMFPYPSGDLHMGHLKNYTMGDALARFRVQQGYSVLHPFGWDAFGLPAENAALKFGVNPAEWTFGNIKQSKESLALMGIQYDWSREVTTCLPDYYKWNQWIFLKMYERGLVYRKKSLVNWDPVEQSVLANEQVIDGRGWRSGALVEKRELEQWYLKITDYAERLLNDLDRLPRWPEKVKAMQRAWIGKSVGAEFDFQVKGHPVKIRVFSTRPDTIFGATFMVLAPEHELVAEITTPERRAEVEAYVAAARLKSEVERQREDREKTGVFTGAYAINPANGKEIPIWVADYVLAGYGTGAIMAVPGEDERDWEFAEKYGLEIIRTVEPPPGWEGKAYTGDGPAINSGFLNGLYVEEAKRKIIAWMEEQGIGQAKVNYRLRDWLISRQRYWGTPIPMVHCDSCGIVPVPYEDLPVVLPTLKDVEDIRPKGKSPLAAHPEFYQCTCPRCGAAARRDTDTMDTFFDSSWYFLRYTDPKNENLPFDPQKANFWMPVDQYIGGVEHAILHLLYARFFTKFLHDLGMVEAEEPFEGLFTQGMVMGWTDVGEVEVREGRIYFQDDARRSKLELPQGLTLEEAQKMGAELREEGGRPHFWKPAVMSKSLGNGVMVGPFVREQGADIARITILFAAPPENEMVWTEEGVQGAWRYLNRVYRLVAENRAELLAQVGELEPAALEGVHRALYRKLHQTIKKVTEDLENLRFNTAIAALMELLNALYDYRKEARVTPVFREAVLRYIQMLAPFAPHLAEELWHEFHQDSVFHHPWPEVDQGALVAEVFELVVQVNGRVRGRAQVAVGASEAEVRAIARQIPNVAQHLAGKEVLREVYVPGKLLNIVVRE; from the coding sequence ATGGTTACCACCGACAGATACAACCCGCATGAAATCGAGCCCAAGTGGCAGAAGTACTGGGAGGAGATAGGTCTTCTGCGGGCCAGCGAGGACAGAGGTAAGAAAAAGGCCTATGTCCTGGTCATGTTTCCCTATCCTTCGGGCGACCTGCACATGGGCCACCTCAAGAACTACACCATGGGCGATGCCCTGGCCCGCTTCCGCGTCCAGCAGGGCTACAGCGTGCTTCACCCCTTTGGCTGGGATGCTTTCGGCCTGCCCGCTGAAAACGCTGCGCTCAAGTTCGGGGTAAACCCCGCCGAGTGGACCTTTGGCAACATCAAACAGTCCAAGGAGTCCTTGGCCCTCATGGGCATCCAGTACGACTGGAGCCGCGAGGTGACCACCTGTCTGCCCGACTACTACAAGTGGAACCAGTGGATCTTCCTCAAGATGTACGAGCGGGGCCTGGTTTACCGCAAGAAGAGCCTGGTGAACTGGGACCCGGTTGAGCAGAGCGTGCTGGCCAACGAGCAGGTGATCGACGGGCGGGGGTGGCGCAGCGGGGCTTTGGTGGAAAAGCGGGAGCTCGAGCAGTGGTACCTCAAGATAACCGACTACGCTGAGCGCCTTTTGAACGACCTGGACAGGCTTCCCCGCTGGCCCGAGAAGGTCAAGGCCATGCAGCGGGCCTGGATTGGCAAGAGCGTGGGGGCCGAGTTCGACTTCCAGGTCAAAGGGCACCCCGTCAAGATCCGGGTCTTCTCCACCCGCCCCGACACCATCTTCGGGGCCACCTTCATGGTGCTTGCGCCCGAGCACGAGCTGGTGGCGGAGATTACCACCCCCGAGCGGCGGGCCGAGGTGGAGGCCTATGTGGCCGCGGCCAGGCTCAAAAGCGAGGTGGAGCGCCAGCGCGAGGACCGGGAGAAGACCGGGGTCTTCACCGGCGCTTACGCCATCAACCCCGCCAACGGCAAGGAGATTCCCATCTGGGTAGCCGACTACGTGCTCGCAGGCTATGGCACCGGGGCCATCATGGCCGTGCCGGGTGAAGATGAGCGGGACTGGGAGTTCGCGGAGAAGTACGGGCTGGAGATCATCCGCACCGTGGAGCCCCCGCCGGGCTGGGAAGGCAAGGCCTACACCGGGGACGGCCCTGCCATCAACTCGGGCTTCCTCAATGGGCTTTACGTGGAGGAGGCCAAGCGGAAGATTATCGCCTGGATGGAGGAGCAGGGCATCGGCCAGGCCAAGGTCAACTACCGCCTGCGCGACTGGCTCATAAGCCGCCAGCGCTACTGGGGCACCCCCATCCCCATGGTCCACTGCGATAGCTGCGGCATTGTGCCGGTGCCCTACGAGGACCTGCCGGTGGTGCTGCCCACCCTCAAGGACGTGGAGGATATCCGGCCCAAGGGTAAAAGCCCCCTGGCCGCGCACCCCGAGTTCTACCAGTGCACCTGCCCCAGGTGCGGTGCTGCGGCCCGGCGGGACACCGATACCATGGACACCTTCTTCGACTCGTCCTGGTATTTCCTGCGCTACACCGACCCCAAGAACGAAAACCTGCCCTTCGACCCCCAGAAGGCCAACTTCTGGATGCCGGTGGACCAGTACATCGGCGGGGTGGAGCACGCCATTTTGCACCTGCTCTACGCCCGCTTCTTCACCAAGTTCCTGCACGATCTGGGCATGGTGGAGGCCGAGGAGCCCTTCGAGGGCCTCTTCACCCAGGGCATGGTGATGGGCTGGACCGATGTGGGCGAGGTGGAGGTGAGGGAGGGCCGGATTTACTTCCAGGACGACGCGCGGCGGAGCAAGCTCGAGCTGCCCCAGGGGCTCACCCTGGAGGAAGCCCAGAAGATGGGGGCCGAGCTGCGGGAAGAGGGGGGTAGGCCCCACTTCTGGAAGCCCGCGGTGATGAGCAAAAGCCTGGGCAACGGGGTGATGGTGGGGCCCTTCGTGAGGGAGCAGGGGGCCGACATTGCCCGCATCACCATCCTCTTCGCCGCTCCGCCGGAAAACGAGATGGTCTGGACCGAGGAAGGGGTGCAGGGGGCCTGGCGCTACCTGAACCGGGTCTACCGCCTGGTGGCCGAGAACCGGGCCGAGCTTCTGGCCCAGGTTGGGGAGCTCGAGCCGGCCGCGCTGGAGGGTGTTCACAGGGCCCTCTACCGCAAGCTGCACCAGACCATCAAGAAGGTCACCGAGGATTTGGAAAACCTCCGTTTCAACACCGCCATCGCGGCCCTGATGGAGCTTTTGAATGCCCTCTACGACTACCGCAAGGAGGCTAGGGTAACCCCGGTCTTCCGCGAGGCGGTGCTGCGCTACATCCAGATGCTGGCCCCCTTCGCCCCCCATCTGGCCGAGGAGCTCTGGCACGAGTTCCACCAGGACTCGGTTTTCCACCATCCCTGGCCGGAGGTGGACCAGGGCGCGCTGGTGGCCGAGGTCTTCGAGCTGGTGGTCCAGGTCAACGGCCGGGTGCGGGGCCGGGCCCAGGTGGCGGTGGGGGCCAGTGAGGCGGAGGTCAGGGCCATCGCCCGGCAGATTCCCAACGTGGCCCAGCACCTGGCGGGCAAGGAGGTGCTCCGGGAGGTCTATGTGCCCGGGAAGCTGCTGAACATCGTGGTGCGGGAGTGA